In a single window of the Arthrobacter sp. StoSoilA2 genome:
- the pheS gene encoding phenylalanine--tRNA ligase subunit alpha translates to MTDTLPGAAIPNPLDEAAINAAVEDAIAAIAAASSLEELKAVRLAHTGEKSPLSLANREIGGLAKEHKAAAGKLMGSSRGRVNQALAARTEVLEAENDARILVEETVDVTAAPRRRRAGARHPLSTLQDRVSDIFVGMGWEIAEGPEVESEWFNFDALNFKPDHPAREMQDTFFVEPPEAHLLMRTHTSPVQVRSMLEREVPIYVLCPGKVFRTDELDATHTPVFHQFEGLAIDKNLSMADLRGTLEHFARQMFGDEASIRLRPNYFPFTEPSAELDIWHPGAKGGPRWIEWGGCGMVNPNVLRAAGIDPDVYSGFAFGMGIERTLMFRNEVGDMRDMIEGDVRFSEHFGMEI, encoded by the coding sequence ATGACTGACACTTTGCCAGGCGCTGCCATCCCGAATCCGCTGGATGAAGCCGCCATCAACGCCGCCGTTGAGGATGCGATCGCCGCGATAGCGGCTGCCTCCTCCCTCGAAGAACTCAAGGCTGTCCGCCTCGCCCACACAGGCGAGAAGTCGCCCCTGAGCCTGGCCAACCGTGAAATCGGTGGCCTCGCCAAGGAGCACAAGGCTGCCGCCGGAAAGCTCATGGGATCCTCACGGGGCCGGGTCAACCAGGCGCTCGCCGCCCGGACCGAAGTACTCGAAGCCGAGAACGACGCCCGGATCCTGGTGGAGGAAACCGTTGATGTCACGGCGGCGCCGCGTCGACGCCGTGCGGGAGCGCGCCATCCGCTGTCCACGCTGCAGGACCGTGTTTCGGACATCTTCGTGGGCATGGGCTGGGAAATTGCCGAAGGTCCCGAGGTGGAGTCCGAGTGGTTCAACTTCGACGCCCTGAATTTCAAGCCGGACCACCCGGCCCGCGAAATGCAGGACACGTTCTTCGTGGAACCTCCCGAGGCACACCTGCTCATGCGCACCCACACCTCTCCGGTTCAGGTCCGTTCCATGCTGGAGCGCGAAGTGCCCATCTACGTCCTGTGCCCGGGCAAGGTGTTCCGCACGGACGAGCTCGACGCAACGCACACCCCGGTCTTCCACCAGTTCGAGGGTCTGGCGATCGACAAGAACCTGAGCATGGCAGACCTCCGTGGAACGCTGGAGCACTTCGCCCGCCAGATGTTTGGCGACGAAGCCTCCATTCGCCTGCGCCCGAACTACTTCCCGTTCACCGAGCCGTCAGCCGAACTCGACATTTGGCACCCCGGTGCCAAGGGCGGTCCGCGCTGGATCGAATGGGGTGGCTGCGGCATGGTCAACCCCAACGTCCTCCGGGCTGCCGGCATCGATCCGGACGTCTATTCAGGTTTTGCCTTCGGCATGGGCATCGAGCGCACGCTCATGTTCCGCAACGAGGTCGGCGACATGCGCGACATGATCGAGGGCGATGTACGTTTCAGCGAGCACTTCGGGATGGAGATCTAA
- the pheT gene encoding phenylalanine--tRNA ligase subunit beta produces the protein MRIPLSWLREFAQVPADATAEDVMADLVKVGFEEEEVHRPTDELTGPIVVGQVLSLVKEPQSNGKTINWCQVRVVPEGQEQTLTGEGIDPSGVQGIICGAHNFVEGDKVVVTLPGAVLPGNFRISARKTYGHLSAGMIASVRELGIGDDHDGILVLSRIGLDPEIGTDAMKLLGLYDQAAEINVTPDRGYAFSIRGVAREYAHATGTSFVDPASKVNAPASLQGGYGVKLNDDAPIYGKPGCDRFVARTVRGVDASRPTPPWMSARLRLAGVRSISLPVDISNYVMLELGQPNHCYDLDKLAGDIVVRRAVAGEKITTLDDKERTLDVEDLLITDDSGAIGIAGVMGGAHTEVSDSTTNILVEAAHFDEVSIARSRRRHKLPSEASKRFERGVDWHVANVAAQRVVDLLVELAGGTADETGTDVGTAPDAVTIDLPAEFAAARIGIDFTAEQITTSLVDLGAAVEKTSTGYLVTAPSWRNDLETKEDLSEEIARLVGYDNIPATLPVAPPGRGLSRSQQQKRRVVQALADAGLTEVLSYPFVSKASNETFGVPAEGEERPALKLANPISEEHGYLRTSILPGLIEVARRNHSRGFRDLALYEAGSVFLPGEKLGTESIPPLGVKPSDEVLDALYDGVPHQPLHIAAVLTGHDSPAAATHTPRAWDWADALDVARLIADVLGVELVVSQGSHQAFHPGRAAQLALRSGDVVGYAGELHPKLLAAHDMPARSVAVEVNVEALFDAAADVIVAKHISGFPVATQDVALVVPQDVPADQVLAALREGAGELLEDVALFDVYVGPGIEEGKKSLAFGLRFRAADRTLTADEASEARAGAVAVAAERFGAVQR, from the coding sequence GTGCGTATCCCACTTTCCTGGCTGCGTGAATTTGCGCAGGTTCCGGCCGATGCCACGGCCGAAGACGTCATGGCGGACCTGGTCAAGGTCGGTTTTGAAGAAGAGGAAGTCCACCGTCCCACGGATGAACTCACGGGTCCCATTGTGGTTGGCCAGGTGCTGAGCCTGGTCAAGGAACCGCAATCCAATGGCAAGACCATCAACTGGTGCCAGGTCCGTGTTGTCCCTGAAGGGCAGGAACAGACCCTGACTGGCGAGGGAATCGATCCTTCCGGCGTGCAGGGCATCATTTGTGGCGCCCACAACTTCGTGGAAGGCGACAAAGTTGTTGTCACGCTTCCCGGAGCTGTGCTGCCCGGCAACTTCCGGATTTCGGCGCGGAAAACTTACGGTCACCTGTCTGCGGGCATGATCGCTTCCGTCCGCGAACTGGGCATCGGCGATGACCATGATGGAATCCTGGTCCTCTCACGGATCGGGTTGGATCCGGAAATCGGCACGGACGCCATGAAACTCCTTGGTCTCTATGACCAGGCTGCGGAAATCAACGTCACGCCGGACCGCGGCTACGCCTTCTCCATCCGTGGTGTGGCACGCGAATACGCCCACGCCACCGGAACATCCTTCGTTGACCCGGCCTCCAAGGTCAACGCTCCGGCCAGCCTCCAAGGCGGGTACGGCGTAAAGCTCAACGACGACGCCCCCATCTATGGCAAGCCGGGCTGTGACCGCTTCGTGGCACGTACAGTGCGTGGCGTGGACGCTTCCCGTCCCACCCCGCCGTGGATGTCTGCACGTCTTCGTCTGGCCGGCGTCCGTTCCATCTCCCTGCCGGTTGATATTTCCAACTACGTCATGCTTGAGCTCGGCCAGCCGAACCACTGCTACGACCTCGACAAGCTTGCGGGCGACATCGTGGTTCGCCGCGCTGTGGCGGGGGAAAAGATCACCACGCTGGACGACAAAGAGCGCACGCTCGATGTCGAAGACCTGCTGATCACCGATGACTCCGGAGCTATCGGCATCGCCGGGGTCATGGGCGGTGCCCACACCGAGGTTTCGGATTCCACCACGAACATTCTGGTGGAAGCCGCGCACTTCGACGAAGTATCGATTGCACGTTCCCGTCGCCGCCATAAGCTTCCGTCCGAAGCATCCAAGCGCTTCGAGCGCGGGGTTGACTGGCACGTTGCGAATGTCGCCGCGCAGCGCGTGGTGGACCTCTTGGTTGAACTTGCCGGAGGTACTGCGGACGAGACAGGTACCGACGTCGGAACCGCTCCTGACGCCGTCACCATTGACTTGCCTGCAGAGTTCGCCGCCGCCCGTATCGGTATCGACTTCACGGCAGAGCAGATCACAACGTCCCTGGTGGATCTTGGTGCTGCTGTGGAGAAGACTTCCACCGGCTATCTGGTGACGGCTCCGAGCTGGCGCAACGACCTCGAAACCAAGGAAGACCTGTCCGAGGAAATAGCCCGCTTGGTTGGCTATGACAACATCCCGGCAACGCTGCCCGTGGCGCCTCCGGGCCGTGGCCTGAGCCGCAGCCAGCAGCAGAAGCGCCGCGTCGTGCAAGCTCTGGCGGACGCCGGACTGACGGAGGTCCTGTCCTATCCGTTCGTCTCCAAGGCATCCAACGAGACCTTCGGCGTGCCAGCGGAAGGCGAAGAACGTCCGGCCTTGAAGCTGGCCAACCCCATCAGCGAGGAGCACGGTTACCTACGTACGTCCATCCTGCCGGGACTGATCGAGGTTGCCCGCCGGAACCACTCCCGCGGTTTCCGTGACCTGGCACTCTATGAGGCCGGCTCGGTGTTCCTTCCCGGCGAAAAGCTCGGTACTGAATCCATCCCGCCGCTGGGCGTCAAGCCTTCCGATGAGGTACTGGATGCACTGTACGACGGCGTCCCGCACCAGCCGCTGCACATCGCGGCTGTCTTGACTGGCCACGATTCTCCGGCTGCTGCGACGCACACGCCGCGTGCCTGGGACTGGGCCGACGCTTTGGATGTCGCGCGGCTCATCGCGGATGTTCTCGGCGTTGAACTTGTAGTCAGCCAGGGGAGCCACCAGGCCTTCCATCCCGGACGTGCTGCACAGCTCGCGCTGCGGTCCGGCGACGTTGTGGGCTACGCCGGTGAGCTGCACCCGAAGCTCCTCGCAGCCCACGACATGCCAGCACGCTCTGTGGCGGTTGAGGTCAATGTTGAGGCGCTGTTCGATGCAGCCGCCGACGTCATTGTGGCCAAGCACATCTCCGGGTTCCCCGTGGCGACGCAGGATGTCGCCTTGGTGGTTCCGCAGGATGTTCCGGCTGACCAGGTGCTTGCCGCGTTGCGTGAAGGTGCCGGGGAACTCCTCGAAGACGTCGCATTGTTCGACGTCTACGTTGGCCCGGGCATCGAGGAAGGCAAGAAGTCTCTCGCGTTCGGCCTCCGTTTCCGTGCAGCTGACCGCACGCTGACTGCCGACGAAGCTTCGGAGGCCCGCGCCGGCGCTGTGGCTGTTGCTGCAGAGCGTTTTGGTGCAGTGCAGCGGTAG
- a CDS encoding nuclease-related domain-containing protein yields MSSDTEPPGTEGAVADPGVAGSSARREYVRRKAKDEERLRGKWGRFGGLAVALSDERPHTKSWDRGAVGEERLGARLSALATDGLAVLHDRRIPGSKANIDHIAITPGGIWVIDAKRYKGRPELEIEGGILRPRVEKLLVGRRNCTKLVDGVLKQVDLVRDFVGDVPVTGALCFIEADWPLIGGWFSIRGVHVLWPKRLAKVLAAETAGDVDVAAVREAVAARFRSA; encoded by the coding sequence ATGTCCTCCGACACGGAACCGCCTGGAACGGAGGGTGCGGTCGCAGATCCCGGAGTAGCCGGTTCATCGGCCCGACGTGAGTACGTTCGCCGAAAGGCGAAGGACGAGGAGAGGCTGCGCGGGAAGTGGGGTCGTTTCGGCGGCCTCGCCGTCGCGCTCTCTGACGAGCGACCGCACACCAAGTCCTGGGATCGGGGCGCGGTCGGTGAAGAACGACTCGGCGCCAGGCTAAGTGCCCTTGCCACCGATGGTTTGGCCGTCCTTCATGACCGCCGCATCCCCGGCTCGAAGGCCAACATCGACCACATTGCCATCACTCCGGGTGGAATCTGGGTGATCGACGCCAAGCGGTACAAGGGACGGCCCGAACTGGAGATCGAGGGTGGCATCCTTCGCCCACGCGTGGAGAAGCTGCTGGTCGGCCGGCGCAATTGCACGAAACTGGTCGATGGGGTGCTCAAACAAGTCGATCTCGTCCGAGACTTCGTAGGGGATGTCCCCGTCACCGGCGCGTTGTGCTTCATAGAGGCCGATTGGCCCCTCATCGGAGGTTGGTTCTCCATTCGTGGCGTTCACGTGCTGTGGCCGAAACGCCTAGCCAAGGTGCTTGCAGCGGAGACAGCCGGCGATGTTGATGTGGCGGCTGTGCGGGAAGCGGTGGCCGCCCGATTCAGGTCAGCGTGA
- a CDS encoding 4'-phosphopantetheinyl transferase superfamily protein, with protein MTLVQSPVFELRRLDEVLVAGARLQELGRPAQERALRFASAKDREDFIAGRLALWHFAASLLDVDPARLVPDYSCPQCGPAQDHGRPGFMLDGVPAPLALSASKAQGWVLLAGVVHPSEGARLGVDLEAIDQAAFQGFDDVALTPGEKHFLKSVPENQKAVQRTRLWARKEAWLKMTGEGLRRNPAEVDVLDRPGLWDITSINGERQELPEGFVAAVAIS; from the coding sequence GTGACCTTAGTGCAGAGTCCTGTGTTCGAACTGCGCAGGCTCGACGAAGTGCTTGTTGCGGGCGCCCGCCTTCAGGAGCTCGGGCGGCCCGCCCAGGAACGGGCGCTCCGTTTCGCCAGCGCCAAGGACCGGGAAGACTTCATCGCGGGCCGACTGGCGTTATGGCACTTCGCTGCTTCGCTCCTCGACGTGGATCCGGCCCGGCTAGTGCCCGACTACAGCTGCCCACAGTGCGGGCCGGCCCAGGACCACGGCCGCCCGGGTTTCATGCTCGACGGCGTCCCCGCGCCTCTCGCGCTAAGCGCATCCAAAGCCCAGGGCTGGGTGCTGCTGGCCGGCGTCGTGCATCCATCCGAGGGCGCCCGGCTGGGAGTCGACCTTGAAGCTATTGATCAAGCAGCGTTCCAGGGCTTTGATGATGTTGCCTTGACTCCGGGGGAGAAGCACTTCCTGAAGAGTGTGCCGGAAAATCAAAAGGCGGTGCAGCGTACACGCTTGTGGGCACGCAAGGAAGCCTGGCTGAAGATGACCGGGGAGGGCCTGCGGAGGAACCCCGCGGAAGTGGACGTATTGGACCGGCCCGGCCTATGGGACATCACCAGCATCAACGGCGAACGCCAGGAACTGCCGGAGGGATTCGTGGCGGCGGTGGCTATTTCCTAG
- a CDS encoding M1 family metallopeptidase produces the protein MTAPIITTATNADPYTLDHGSTSYRVDRYELDLDVRLGSNKLIGKAVLRCTALEPASRIVLDLVGLRASKIQLDGRKVQKFSQRAEHLVVTTVSPLKAGQPFVLEIRYEGNPQPRRGLWGEVGWEELNDGVLVAGQPNGAASWFPCNDHPRNKSSFRISVTTDDNYRPVCNGQLVSRSRKSSRETWVYEHSEPMATYLATMQIGRYVMVPLNPADTHHRVPQFAAVTADMADDARQGLQRQPDMMKTFEDCFGPYPFSDYTSVVTEDELEIPLEAQTVSIFGRNHMRDAWDAQRLIAHELSHQWFGNSLTVSNWKDIWLHEGFACYAEWLWSEESGTMPVAARALAAWKKLDAGRQDLLVGDPGPELMFDDRVYKRGALALHSVRVAAGDEAFFGLLQNWTLVNRHGSISTASFIEAADSFIPGFNAGAILRPWLYEAALPPLPQG, from the coding sequence ATGACGGCACCGATAATTACTACTGCGACCAACGCCGACCCATACACCTTGGACCACGGCAGCACCAGCTACCGTGTGGATCGGTACGAATTGGACCTCGATGTCAGGCTGGGCAGCAACAAGCTGATCGGCAAAGCGGTGCTGCGTTGCACGGCCCTTGAGCCGGCTTCCCGGATAGTCCTGGACCTGGTGGGCCTGCGGGCGTCCAAGATCCAACTGGATGGCAGGAAGGTCCAAAAGTTCAGCCAACGGGCCGAGCACCTTGTGGTCACTACTGTGTCCCCGTTGAAGGCCGGTCAGCCCTTCGTCCTTGAGATCCGCTACGAGGGTAACCCGCAACCACGTCGCGGCTTGTGGGGCGAGGTCGGCTGGGAAGAACTGAACGACGGCGTCCTGGTGGCCGGCCAGCCCAACGGCGCGGCGTCGTGGTTCCCCTGCAATGATCATCCGCGCAATAAATCATCGTTCCGGATCTCCGTGACCACGGATGACAACTACCGGCCGGTGTGCAACGGCCAGCTAGTGTCCCGGTCACGAAAATCGAGCCGCGAGACCTGGGTCTACGAGCATTCCGAACCCATGGCCACATATCTCGCCACGATGCAGATCGGCCGGTATGTCATGGTGCCGCTCAACCCTGCAGACACCCATCACCGAGTTCCGCAGTTCGCCGCGGTTACTGCGGACATGGCTGACGACGCCCGCCAGGGGCTTCAACGCCAGCCGGACATGATGAAGACCTTCGAGGACTGCTTCGGCCCCTACCCGTTCAGCGATTACACCTCGGTTGTCACCGAAGATGAGTTGGAAATCCCGCTGGAAGCACAGACCGTCTCCATTTTTGGCCGGAACCACATGCGTGATGCCTGGGATGCGCAGCGATTGATCGCTCACGAGCTGTCCCACCAGTGGTTCGGTAACTCCCTGACCGTCAGCAATTGGAAGGACATCTGGCTCCACGAGGGATTCGCCTGCTACGCCGAGTGGTTGTGGTCCGAGGAGTCCGGAACGATGCCAGTTGCAGCCCGTGCCCTCGCCGCCTGGAAAAAGCTCGACGCCGGGCGGCAGGACCTGCTCGTTGGCGATCCCGGTCCGGAGCTCATGTTCGATGACCGCGTCTACAAACGAGGCGCCCTGGCGCTCCACTCCGTCCGGGTGGCAGCCGGTGACGAAGCGTTCTTCGGTCTCCTCCAGAACTGGACATTGGTCAACCGCCACGGCTCAATTTCCACAGCGTCCTTCATCGAAGCCGCCGACTCTTTCATTCCGGGGTTCAATGCCGGTGCGATTCTCCGGCCTTGGTTGTACGAGGCCGCCCTCCCGCCGCTGCCGCAGGGCTAG
- a CDS encoding Pls/PosA family non-ribosomal peptide synthetase has product MSTEQSAVAGNLDALATYRPQFPGASAAPPQRTLVDILEATAAAFPESSALDDGRKSLSYTELLGAVRAFARVLNAAGLGRGDKVGVRIPSGTGDLYVAILGILMAGAAYVPVDADDPEERARLVFGEAKVAAVVGAGLAVEVAGGARKAVTEPQKPGLDDDSWIIFTSGSTGTPKGVAVKHRSSAAFVDAEARLFLQSDPIGPQDRVLAGLSVAFDASCEEMWLAWRHGACLVPAPRALVRTGMDLGPWLINHGITVVSTVPTLAALWPVEALENVRLLIFGGEACPPELAERLAVDGREVWNTYGPTEATVVACAAPLGGPGPVRIGLPLDGWDLAVVDSAGVPVAKGEIGELIIGGVGLARYLDPAKDAEKYAAMPTLAWERAYRSGDLVRFEAEGLVFVGRADEQVKLGGRRIELGEVDAALQSLPGVGGAAAAVQTTSAGNQILVGYLAPTEGCVLDLDEARRQLGESLPAALVPLLTVVGSLPTKTSGKVDRHSLPWPLAGVAAKEAGKAPLNLPDDARWIVEQWESVLGSPVSSLDADFFAYGGGSLAAAQLVSALRVRYPTITVADIYATPRVGALIEAARQSLPDGGMPAPAAERTVRPTALKSQVFQVLMGVPLHILVGMRWLTYVMAANRLLADFAGFTAAPVVSWWWIGASWLVFVSPLGRMAISVVAARILLGKVEPGTYPRSGKTHLRLWLAEQIQDLSGAIGLASAPFVPYYARALGAKIGRDVHLHSLPPVTGLLSLGTGANIEPEVDLSGWWVDGDSVHIGQIHVGAGAVVGSRSTLMPGATIGAGARVEAGSAVLGKVKAGHLVAGSPARRRGKAKHDWPEPSSRSPIAARLWFSAFATGSAVLALIPYMSAFAGALVIFAFVRGHESLGEALPQISMALPLAALAWFFSNLILILVVARLLGLGLKEGYYRVRSRIGWQVWATERLLDMARDLLFPIYASLFTPVWLRLLGAKVGRNVEASTVLLVPRMTTIGDGAFLADDTMVASYELGGGWMKIAPAKIGKRSFLGNSGMTAAGRNVPKNSLVAVLSATPAKAKSGTSWLGSPPVRLRRTAVDADQSLTFQPPLKLKLARGLWELCRLVPVILTVAIGVGVMLVLDAIARGWSYWLAALLGGVVVLAAGAVAALSSIIAKWVLVGTIRAGEHPLWSSFIWRNEVVDTFIEMVSAPWFARSAAGTPALVWWLRGLGAKIGHGTWCESYWLPEADLVTLGENSTVNRGCVVQTHLFHDRVMSIDTVTLGNGATMGPHGVILPAASIGDGGTVGPASLVMRGETVPAGTYWMGNPVSPWEGPAAPAARLK; this is encoded by the coding sequence GTGAGCACAGAACAATCTGCCGTGGCCGGGAACTTGGATGCCTTGGCCACCTACCGCCCCCAGTTTCCGGGGGCGTCTGCAGCACCTCCTCAGCGGACCCTGGTGGATATCCTCGAAGCGACTGCGGCAGCTTTTCCGGAATCCTCGGCATTGGACGATGGCCGGAAGTCACTGAGCTACACCGAACTGCTTGGAGCAGTCCGCGCGTTCGCGCGGGTCCTGAACGCCGCTGGTCTTGGCCGAGGGGACAAGGTCGGCGTCCGCATCCCATCCGGCACCGGTGATCTTTATGTCGCCATCCTGGGAATCCTCATGGCGGGGGCAGCCTACGTCCCCGTGGATGCCGACGACCCCGAGGAGCGCGCCCGGCTGGTTTTTGGCGAAGCCAAGGTGGCCGCCGTCGTTGGTGCCGGCTTGGCCGTTGAAGTGGCAGGCGGTGCGCGGAAGGCCGTGACGGAGCCGCAGAAACCTGGGCTGGACGACGACTCGTGGATCATCTTTACCTCCGGTTCCACGGGTACGCCGAAGGGCGTTGCCGTCAAGCACCGCTCGTCGGCCGCCTTCGTGGACGCCGAAGCCCGTCTCTTCCTGCAATCCGATCCCATCGGCCCGCAGGACAGGGTCCTGGCCGGCCTTTCGGTCGCGTTCGATGCTTCCTGCGAGGAGATGTGGCTGGCCTGGAGGCACGGCGCCTGCCTGGTACCGGCTCCGCGCGCCCTTGTACGGACCGGCATGGATCTGGGCCCATGGCTCATCAATCACGGCATCACCGTTGTTTCGACAGTGCCAACCCTGGCTGCTTTGTGGCCAGTCGAAGCCCTCGAGAATGTGCGTCTACTCATCTTTGGTGGGGAGGCCTGCCCGCCTGAACTCGCCGAACGGCTCGCCGTCGACGGCCGGGAAGTCTGGAACACGTACGGACCCACCGAGGCCACGGTGGTCGCCTGCGCGGCTCCCCTGGGCGGACCTGGCCCTGTTCGCATCGGACTGCCGCTGGACGGCTGGGACCTCGCCGTCGTCGATTCGGCCGGCGTTCCCGTGGCTAAGGGTGAAATTGGGGAATTGATTATCGGCGGAGTGGGCCTGGCCCGATACCTGGATCCGGCTAAGGATGCTGAGAAGTATGCAGCCATGCCGACCCTGGCCTGGGAACGCGCCTACCGATCCGGTGACCTTGTGCGCTTCGAAGCCGAGGGTCTGGTCTTCGTCGGGAGGGCCGACGAACAGGTCAAACTGGGTGGGCGACGGATCGAACTGGGCGAAGTCGACGCCGCACTGCAGTCTCTGCCTGGGGTGGGAGGTGCGGCCGCCGCGGTGCAAACGACGTCTGCAGGTAACCAGATCCTCGTCGGATACCTGGCGCCCACCGAGGGCTGCGTACTGGACCTGGACGAGGCCCGCAGACAGTTGGGCGAGAGCCTTCCTGCAGCATTGGTCCCCCTCCTGACGGTTGTTGGTTCGCTGCCGACAAAGACCAGCGGCAAGGTGGATCGTCACTCGCTTCCGTGGCCTCTTGCCGGCGTTGCAGCCAAGGAGGCGGGCAAAGCACCGCTGAATCTGCCGGACGACGCCCGATGGATTGTGGAGCAGTGGGAATCGGTCCTCGGCAGCCCTGTCAGCTCCCTTGACGCGGACTTCTTCGCCTACGGTGGCGGCTCGCTGGCTGCCGCGCAGCTTGTTTCCGCATTGCGTGTTCGGTACCCGACCATCACGGTGGCGGACATCTATGCGACGCCGCGGGTTGGCGCGCTCATAGAGGCTGCGCGGCAGTCGCTTCCCGACGGCGGCATGCCGGCTCCCGCTGCGGAGCGCACCGTACGGCCCACAGCCCTTAAGTCGCAGGTTTTCCAGGTCCTCATGGGCGTACCCCTGCACATCCTGGTGGGCATGCGGTGGTTGACCTACGTCATGGCTGCCAACAGGCTGTTGGCCGATTTCGCTGGATTCACCGCAGCCCCCGTGGTTTCCTGGTGGTGGATCGGGGCTTCCTGGCTGGTTTTTGTCAGTCCACTGGGCCGCATGGCGATCTCGGTCGTGGCTGCCCGCATCCTGCTGGGCAAGGTTGAACCCGGAACATATCCGCGGTCCGGCAAGACGCACCTGCGGCTTTGGCTGGCTGAGCAAATACAGGACCTCTCCGGTGCCATTGGCCTGGCCAGCGCACCGTTCGTTCCCTACTACGCACGGGCCCTCGGCGCAAAGATCGGAAGGGACGTCCACCTGCATTCATTGCCGCCGGTCACCGGTCTGCTGTCCTTGGGAACCGGGGCCAATATCGAGCCGGAAGTGGACCTCTCCGGCTGGTGGGTGGACGGCGATTCTGTCCACATCGGCCAAATCCATGTTGGCGCGGGAGCAGTGGTCGGCTCCCGAAGTACCCTCATGCCCGGAGCCACCATCGGCGCTGGCGCGCGCGTCGAGGCAGGGTCCGCAGTGCTGGGCAAGGTGAAGGCCGGGCACCTTGTAGCGGGCTCCCCGGCCCGACGCCGGGGAAAAGCAAAACACGACTGGCCTGAGCCCAGCAGCCGAAGCCCCATCGCGGCCCGCTTGTGGTTCTCGGCATTCGCCACCGGCTCCGCCGTTCTGGCCTTGATCCCATATATGTCCGCCTTCGCCGGTGCTTTGGTCATCTTCGCATTTGTCCGTGGGCATGAGTCTCTCGGAGAAGCCCTGCCGCAGATCAGCATGGCGTTGCCGCTTGCCGCCCTCGCATGGTTTTTCAGCAACCTCATCCTGATCCTGGTTGTTGCCCGGCTCCTGGGCTTGGGACTCAAGGAAGGGTACTACCGGGTGCGGAGTCGCATCGGTTGGCAGGTTTGGGCCACTGAGCGGTTGCTGGACATGGCAAGGGACCTGCTCTTCCCCATCTATGCGAGCCTGTTTACCCCCGTGTGGCTCCGTCTTCTGGGAGCCAAGGTTGGACGGAACGTGGAGGCATCGACTGTGCTGTTGGTGCCCAGGATGACGACGATCGGCGACGGCGCATTCCTCGCCGACGACACGATGGTGGCCTCTTACGAACTCGGCGGCGGCTGGATGAAAATCGCCCCTGCCAAGATCGGGAAGCGTTCGTTCCTGGGCAACTCGGGTATGACGGCAGCGGGCCGCAACGTGCCCAAGAACTCTCTCGTCGCCGTGCTGTCCGCTACGCCGGCCAAAGCCAAGTCCGGCACCTCCTGGCTCGGCAGCCCACCTGTCAGGTTGCGCCGCACCGCCGTCGACGCCGATCAGAGCCTCACGTTCCAGCCGCCCTTGAAGCTGAAGCTGGCAAGGGGTCTCTGGGAACTGTGCCGCCTGGTGCCTGTCATCCTCACGGTGGCAATCGGCGTCGGGGTCATGCTGGTTCTGGACGCGATCGCTCGAGGCTGGAGTTACTGGTTGGCCGCACTTCTAGGCGGTGTGGTGGTCCTGGCTGCCGGAGCGGTGGCGGCATTGAGTTCCATCATTGCCAAGTGGGTCCTCGTGGGCACCATTCGCGCCGGTGAGCACCCTTTGTGGAGCTCGTTCATTTGGCGCAATGAGGTGGTGGACACCTTCATTGAAATGGTCAGCGCTCCATGGTTCGCCCGTTCAGCCGCTGGAACTCCCGCTTTGGTGTGGTGGCTCCGCGGCCTGGGCGCGAAGATCGGGCATGGAACGTGGTGCGAAAGCTACTGGCTCCCTGAAGCGGACCTCGTGACGCTCGGCGAGAACTCAACCGTCAACCGCGGCTGCGTGGTCCAGACGCACCTTTTCCACGACCGCGTCATGAGCATCGATACTGTGACGCTGGGCAACGGCGCAACCATGGGACCCCATGGCGTCATCCTTCCTGCCGCAAGCATTGGCGACGGCGGAACCGTTGGTCCGGCGTCGTTGGTAATGCGCGGCGAAACCGTGCCGGCAGGGACCTATTGGATGGGAAACCCCGTGAGTCCTTGGGAGGGTCCGGCAGCACCGGCCGCCCGACTCAAGTAG